In one Bartonella grahamii subsp. shimonis genomic region, the following are encoded:
- a CDS encoding ABC transporter substrate-binding protein: MSLKRKILKSSSSLVAALIALGVVVQQVSAKTPADTLVMAWNLDAISTFDPAQLTDVYGSEIIGNVCDNLVSTATDDPAKMVPALATHWDVSGDDHSTVITFHLRDGLKFNNGKPANANDLVWGMKRVVKLKMGNAAIFNEYGITEQNVDDALQALDEKTVVMKFDKPYPAELILNNIVASRATALLDRKTIMKHEKNGDLGNQYLKTHAACVGPYQLKRWSPGEAILLRASSHYWGQAPKLKQIVIRHVAEPGTQRLLLQKHDIDVARNLTPEDLADLQKTTDVKVEKVLVPTMMYWGFNTTNPIFANEKVRLAMRYLIDYEGLGKKLLKGIGIPRASFIPLGNFGALDEKEGQPFKLDIQKAKQLLAEAGYPNGFEANFLVSNTPYTLLLAQSLQDSAAQAGVHLKIERVAGTQLFSKVNARAFDTAFVGWNNDSADPHTMASRLVYNPDNRFEARNTAYPSWKHGYFDAKMNQKVEDALFQKDPQKRAQIYADLQRELMQKGPYAFIYQQYSVIAMTPDVKKWVWNSAPRIFYSKIEK, translated from the coding sequence ATGAGCTTAAAAAGAAAAATATTGAAAAGTAGCAGCTCTCTTGTTGCTGCTCTTATTGCACTAGGGGTAGTTGTACAACAGGTTTCAGCAAAAACACCGGCTGATACTCTTGTGATGGCTTGGAATCTGGATGCAATCAGTACGTTTGATCCTGCGCAGCTCACTGATGTTTATGGAAGTGAAATTATTGGAAACGTCTGTGATAATTTGGTCAGTACTGCGACAGATGATCCTGCCAAAATGGTTCCAGCTTTAGCAACGCATTGGGATGTTTCAGGTGATGATCACAGTACGGTGATTACTTTTCATTTGCGTGATGGTTTGAAGTTTAATAATGGCAAGCCAGCCAATGCCAATGATCTTGTTTGGGGTATGAAGCGGGTTGTCAAATTGAAGATGGGTAATGCGGCAATTTTTAATGAATATGGAATTACAGAACAAAATGTTGATGATGCTTTGCAAGCTCTTGATGAAAAAACAGTGGTGATGAAATTTGATAAACCTTATCCAGCAGAGCTCATTCTTAATAATATTGTTGCGAGTCGTGCAACAGCTTTGCTTGATCGTAAGACAATTATGAAACACGAAAAAAATGGTGATTTGGGAAATCAGTATTTGAAAACTCATGCTGCTTGTGTTGGTCCTTATCAGTTAAAACGTTGGAGCCCTGGAGAAGCGATTTTATTGCGTGCAAGCTCTCACTATTGGGGACAAGCACCTAAACTAAAGCAGATTGTAATTCGCCATGTTGCGGAGCCCGGAACACAGCGCTTGTTATTGCAAAAACATGATATTGATGTTGCTCGTAATTTGACACCTGAAGATCTTGCAGATCTGCAAAAAACAACAGATGTTAAAGTTGAAAAAGTGTTGGTGCCAACCATGATGTACTGGGGATTTAATACGACGAATCCCATTTTTGCCAATGAAAAAGTACGCTTGGCGATGCGTTATCTCATAGATTATGAAGGTCTTGGCAAGAAACTTCTCAAAGGGATTGGTATACCACGGGCAAGTTTTATTCCTCTTGGCAATTTTGGGGCTTTGGATGAAAAAGAAGGACAACCCTTTAAGCTTGATATTCAAAAAGCCAAGCAGCTTTTAGCAGAGGCCGGTTATCCGAACGGATTTGAGGCAAATTTTCTCGTGTCAAATACGCCTTATACTTTGTTACTTGCTCAGTCACTCCAAGATAGTGCTGCGCAGGCAGGGGTGCATCTTAAAATTGAACGTGTGGCAGGTACACAGTTGTTTTCAAAAGTGAATGCTCGGGCTTTTGATACGGCTTTTGTCGGCTGGAATAATGATTCTGCGGATCCTCATACAATGGCTTCACGTCTTGTTTATAATCCAGATAATCGGTTTGAGGCTAGAAACACTGCCTATCCTAGTTGGAAGCATGGGTATTTTGATGCCAAGATGAATCAAAAAGTTGAAGATGCATTGTTTCAAAAAGATCCGCAAAAACGGGCGCAAATATATGCTGATTTACAACGTGAACTTATGCAAAAAGGACCTTATGCGTTTATTTACCAGCAATATAGCGTTATAGCGATGACACCGGATGTCAAAAAGTGGGTTTGGAATAGTGCGCCACGTATTTTTTATAGTAAAATTGAAAAATAA